aTATAATAATCCTTATtatttaaaagattttttttttcatatagcaTAGTTATCCACAAAttcattatattaaaattaatcctATTCGCGTCGAGTCAGTTCACTAAAGAACGAAATACTCTTAATGGATATTATCTTCGTTCACAAGATCGAACACTTGACCTCGCttaaagtataataattaaaacttaaataaaataaattattcaaaagaaattttaataataaaagatgTATCTAAAATTTGATATCAATGTATTTTTATTCTAATCcctccaataaattttcaataatattaatattactatgtttattgaaaaaataaacttaaattaaaaaataattcagcAATTAAGAATTTACTTTTGATGCACCCATCTCaagaattcaataattaaaaattaataagataaatttttaaattttaaattatcacAATCTAAACAAAACACATCAGATGATATTACTCATACATTTGGTTTAAATCAACGAGGTTAAAATTGAATTACATCATAATAGTTGCCAACTTATCATAAGAATCAAGTTTCTTAatcaaaataaatcatcaaattaaCTGATTGTCTTAATTAGGTAATTGAATCTATTAACATTCTATCAAAGATGAGATACCTAAAtaaacatataaaaaaaataaaaaatctgtTATATATAATCCAACCTTCAATTCTCTCCCAATTCACTTCCAAAACATCATTTATTGCACTCTATTTGACAAATTTTCTGCTTAGCTTGAGGGAAAGCCTTTCCTTCACCCTAACTTTAATGGGAACATTCTTTCCTTCACTTTACCTCTATTGAGAAGGAAAGTGTTTTTCACGCCCTGCAAACAGCGCTTAGCCAAATCCTTCCCACTCTCTCTTACCTAATCATAACTCAACTTTCTCTAGCAGAATCTTGAAGGAGTTGTCAAGAACAGAAGCAAACAAGAAAGAAAACCTCAAAGCCACAAACCAAAGCTTCTCTCTTTGGTAGGTGTGGCAGgaacaagaagaagaaatttCATAAGCAGCTTGGTAGAAACATGGATAACATGCTTTGTGATGAGCTGCTCCAAGAAATTTTTTCAAGACTAGCCTCAAAATCGTCACCATCGCCACCATCTTCACAAGCTTTATCGGTTTCTTTGGTCTCCAAGCGGTGGCTCCGCCTGTACCGTGCTTCCAAAACATCTATATCTCTTAGACTTACACCTGaaaattccacaattcaatcttTGCCCTCTCTTCTTTCCCACTACCCTTTTCTTTCGTCTCTTTCTCTCGTCTTCTCCTCTGACCCCACCTTAACAACCACCAATTCAATCACCACAGCTTTCAATGACCATCTTCTCATTATAGTCTCCACTTTTTGCTCCAAGCTTAAGCATCTCAGGTTCTTGGCTGGTCCTGTCTCTCTTTCTTCTCTCGTTTCTCTTTCTAATACATGTGCCCTTCTCACTTCTCTCACTATTGTTCTGTCTAGGCCTCTCTTCTTCAGCTGGGTTacttatttttctaatttaaagGAGTTATCTATCTATGTATCAGATAGTAATGGAATTGTGGATGAATTTTATAGCAATAGGGAATCTGATTTGTgtttaaatcaagaaattgatGCAGAGTTGGGTTTGGAGAGTCTTTATTTATCAGGGATTATAAGAGATGATTCTGGTTTCGGTTGGCTATGGAGGAGCTGCAAAAAGCTGAAGAAATTGCAGCTAAAGAGCTGCGAAGGTATTGGTGATGGAGGGTCTTTCTTATCATTTATCAGGTGCTTGAAGGGTCTCCAAGAACTGGAGCTTAGGACTTGCAGGAGTATAGTTGATGGGGTTCTATTAAGATTGGCAGAGAATTGTGATTCTTTGAATTCTCTATTGGTTTATGATGGTGGCAGCAGAGAAGGTTTGCTTCATTTTATTAACAATTGCAGTTGTAATCTGCAAAAACTTGACCTTCGATTACCTTTAGACCTAAACAATGATCATCTCTCAGCAATTGCAGTGAATTTCAGGGGTCTCTCAACTGTCAGGCTTCAGAGTTGTTGTTTAGTTACTGGTGAAGGGCTAAAGGCTCTTGGAATTGCCATGAGTTCAGAGCTCAAAGAATTGGCACTGATAAATTGTGATGTGGTTGAAAGGGAATCAGGATTGCTTGCCACGCTAGGCCAGCACTTGAGGCAACTAAGGAAATTAGACTTGTCTCATAATGAATCTTTGCACGATAAGGAGTTCATTTCAATGCTGGTTTCTTGCAATAATCTGACTGAATTGAGATTAAGAGGGTGCAAAAGACTTACTAGTGTAGCAATTCTTTCAATGTTTAAGAGTTGCAAGAGATTGGAAAGTGTTGATATCTTGCATTGTTGCGGGATTGAGGCTGAGGCTATTGAGTCATTTGTTCTCAATTCGCCGCGATTGAGAAGAATGCAGGTTGAAGAAAGCAAGGTTTCTGATGTTGCAAGGACATGGGCATCACATAAGTTCATTGAGATTCTTGCTTAGTTCATGAATTAAAGGGGGAAAAAATAAGTTAACTTTgagtatatatttatatatcaCAGAATTCTTCTTTGTTTGCTGTAAATGTTTCTGCTGTAGCATAGAAATTAAGAGCTGAATAATCAAGTTTGCAAATAGATGTTGAATACTAAATAAAATGATCATTTAACATTGAATTTCTTATCTGTGGAAAATGAAATGGAATTCTATAGTTTCAGTTTAAGTTGCATTTTGACATGGCAACTAATCAATTTCATATGGTTGCTACTTATAAATCCCAcagtgaattgattttatgttttgGTTTCCATTTTACTTTCGAGTCACTGTCTCTGTATTTTCTTTGTTAATGCTTTTGAGATTTTAGTCTTAATCAAGAAAATAGAAAATTCTTTAAGAAACACACTTAATAAAGTTTCTCATGTGACTAAGCCTAAGAATTTCAAGAAAAGAATGGGCAATTTTTTTGGGGGGGAATGGAAGAAGCTTTAATGGCTTTTCCTTCCCCATCTTGGGCTTGAGATGATTAGCCAAGCTCTTGAGGCTAATTTCCAAACAAACAATTTCTGCTTGGAGAGAGCTCCAGCCCAGCCCAGCTCTTGAGACCTGGGCCTTgctgtttaaattaaatttttattaaaaactgGTTGAACTTAGGTCTGAAGATGTTTATAAttccataaaaatttaaatttcaatataaataattttaactttCGTTGAGTCAACAATTAAGTAATGGAATTAACacatgaaaattgaaatgaaaggttatatataaaaataataatgtcAAAATTTGATTTATTAGATAACATataaattaactattaattagGGAGAATAAATTTATCCAGTTTTGTCGAGTTGTTGTCCACAGGCAGGGAGCCTTTACCCAATAAAAGATAAAGATGAGTTTAAGTTACTTACAACTTGCATAATTTTCTTAcaactttattttttatatatacatctttttctttttttttttcattttcttattttaatattctttttagatTGCTACAGTGAGTGTTTTCACTGAGGacaattcttttctttttttttaataattttcaaatttGTATTCATTTAAAACATATTTTGATCGTGTTTCATCATATCTATAATTCtttataaattttgaataaataaattcataaatttatctttattgatagattttgagtttttatatatttttttctcttatttaatggAGTTTGTATATGTTTTTGTTATTAagatatttcatttttttagaaAAATGTTTTATTGAGTtacaaattcttcattttctaaGAAACCTAAGTTTGGAGCTCATTTAATGAAACTGATAAAAAGAATATGAAATTAAAAAGTAGAGCGCGCTATATATTTTGTTAACACTGTtagatttttcaaattttttatattatttttttgtatGAATGGTTATACTTCtcttttatattttacttttaattataaaaacaaaattttatttttataaaaaaaaaaattgaatgatgGGAATCAACATTTAGCTTTTAAGCTTCTAATCATTGATTTGGGATGTTGAGTAAATACAGCAATCAAATCCATTTTTTTCAAAAGCGAGTAGATAACcattgaaaattataattataccATTGAAAGTTGTAAgttttagttaactaattaatagcttTTGACTAATCAATTCACCGCAATTTTTTAAATCAAACCAACCCTAATTTTCCTCTagtgacccaaaaaaaaaaagtattttttgGGTCCTAAATCTTTTATTGTGAATGTCTTTGGCTCGGCTTCTTAATTTGTTGGTGTATTTGGCTAAGATCGGCTGCTCCACTCAATGTCTTTGAGTCAGTTTCTGGTTCAATAGCTCTACCAACATCAATAGATAAGAAATCAAGCACAGCTGTTTGTGTTTGAAGTGCAATTTACACATGAGATCTTGAGAGATCTCGTTGCTGGAGACGATATAAGGATGGAGAGGATGAAATTGATTAGGGTGGGAAGAGCAATGTTTATATAGTATCACTATGATACATGTCTGCAACTAACATGAAATGATAAACTAATGATATACCATGTATATAGAGAAATTATGCATGAAATTATATGGTATTTTCTGTTCCTCATTGAGATCTACACAGAAAAATTATATACTACATCAATTATTTTATGTAGGCAATTCTACATAAAATGCTAAACTAATAGTGAACAAACACATATACGTAATgggtttaaaaaaatatataatcaagaagtaattattatttttttaatttcaataactACATTTATATGCTTGTCAATTTCTTATTATTTTACTATTCTATGTAAGATACTAACACAGTATTACCGCTtcatcatataatttttcatctacATATGTATACATGTCTACTTACTATTGAATTATCATTTTATATAAGATTTTGTGTCAAAAAAATTATTGTAGGGTTGATTTTTATGTTATAGATATATCTCTATCAATACcctattttcttcttcttcttttatagAGAGTTGTTATAAATTAATGTGAGCCATATATATAAAATTGGCCAGGGAAATGAAATGTGTAGTGTTTGAGGGTgtggtgattttttttttttttttggttcaaaGCAGCATGCAAGGAAGCTTGGAACCTGGAGGGAGATATCACAATTTCTTGAGCCCTCCTCGTCTCTACTCCGGCCCTAATGCACCACATGTTCCCAAAAAAGCATAATCATATAGTTTCCGtttgattaaaatataaaaaaatttatataagctAAATATAAACTTataccattaatttaatattacatttttataaaaaatatttattagaaacATAAGTTATTTTACTAGAAACAAATGTTGCATTGTTCAAATCTGTTCACCACGCTATTATCTATTTCGTGCAAAGTGCAAACTAGCTATATGATTGATACATAGTCATATGGTTGTACAACAATGTAGATTGGGTTGGcggcctttctttttttttttttttaattggaaaATGAAAGATAATccattaattaaaaatagaacacaaaagtaaaatgcaaaacatataaaaaaaaattgactaaatttaacTTAACCTCAAAAAGTTGATTAAGAGAATGTAATTTGTCTAAGTTTTAATTACAGTTTAAGCAATTTAAATCTAATTAATGTGGGACAATAAAGTATTATAttgtattttttatataaataaaattaattatttgcaaaaaaaaaaaaaacaaaagatttAGATAATTCAATTATATTGACAAAGTAAATGTAGTTGTTGTAAGTTGCGGGCTCTGGTATCCATTAAAAGAAACAAACACAGCAAAACCCATTAATGAGATAACACATACACTTAAGGTCTAtagtaatatttatt
The Hevea brasiliensis isolate MT/VB/25A 57/8 chromosome 15, ASM3005281v1, whole genome shotgun sequence genome window above contains:
- the LOC110641317 gene encoding F-box/LRR-repeat protein 3; amino-acid sequence: MDNMLCDELLQEIFSRLASKSSPSPPSSQALSVSLVSKRWLRLYRASKTSISLRLTPENSTIQSLPSLLSHYPFLSSLSLVFSSDPTLTTTNSITTAFNDHLLIIVSTFCSKLKHLRFLAGPVSLSSLVSLSNTCALLTSLTIVLSRPLFFSWVTYFSNLKELSIYVSDSNGIVDEFYSNRESDLCLNQEIDAELGLESLYLSGIIRDDSGFGWLWRSCKKLKKLQLKSCEGIGDGGSFLSFIRCLKGLQELELRTCRSIVDGVLLRLAENCDSLNSLLVYDGGSREGLLHFINNCSCNLQKLDLRLPLDLNNDHLSAIAVNFRGLSTVRLQSCCLVTGEGLKALGIAMSSELKELALINCDVVERESGLLATLGQHLRQLRKLDLSHNESLHDKEFISMLVSCNNLTELRLRGCKRLTSVAILSMFKSCKRLESVDILHCCGIEAEAIESFVLNSPRLRRMQVEESKVSDVARTWASHKFIEILA